In Acidobacteriota bacterium, the genomic window CCCGAATGGATGTGCTTTCAAGAGCAAGATTGTTCGAGCCGACCATCGAAAAGGCGGCAAGAAGTGAAGGTGTCGATCCTTTAATTCTGTGGACGATCGCCTATAACGAGACACGCTTCCGTCCATGGCTGACGAGCCCGAAAAATGCTCAGGGGCTTATGCAGTTCATGCCAGCGACGGCTGCCCGATTTGGGTTAGCTAATCCGTATGAACCAACATCCTCACTGCGAGCGGCAGCCAAGTACGTGAAGTATCTGGGACGCCTATTTGACGGGAAACTCGAGTCTGTTTTGGCAGCATATAACGCTGGCGAAGGAACTGTTTCAGCCTACCTGCATGGCCGCGAATTAAGGGTAAATGGAAGAGTTATCAATGCCTCAAGGAGACGAATGCCCAACGGTGTCCCGCCGTACAAAGAGACGGTTGGATATGTCACGCAAGGTGTGGAGGTTTATCGTTGGCTTCAGCGGCAAGGACGGCTGGGCGTGCCCACAAATACATTCAGACCCGAACAAAACGCTCGAAAAGAAGGGCTATCAAAAATAGTTGAGGTTAAAGGAAGCCAAGCTATATCGGTGTTCTACGATCCGCGAACCGGTAAACGAAGCGTTATGTCTTCCAGCAGTTCAAACCATCTCCCAGAACTAGATTTCGGCCCCGTCATTGTTGACCCGGCACTTCCAACAAATTCAGCTCAACGCGCCCGGTCAACCTTTGCGGGCACACTCCAGATTTCACACCCAAGTAAGTAGTCGGCGAATTTTCGACTCAATCGTGGACGACTTTCGCACCGTTCGGCAAATTTTTCCACCGGTCAAGAATGCTGTAAGAGCGAACCCGCAAAAGTTTGGCTATTTCGCGTTTGGCACTGGTTTTGCCATTAGCCCTACCGAGACATAAATCCTATGAAAGCAAATGAAACCAAAATCGAATCACCTGATGCATTGAGCAGCCCGGCTGATGCTCTTACATATCTCACCCGCGATCCGGACGACATCGTAACCATCGCCTCTCTCCTGAAGATCCTTGGGGTGTTGTTGTTTGCTCTTGTTCTAAGCGGCTGCGTAAATATGTTTCTGATCTTCAGAAAGGCTGATCGTATAGTCGTTGATAAATCCAGTGGGCGAGTTGTAGAGCTAAACAATCGCGACTACGGTTCAACGGAAACTGTCAGCATCGAACAAGACACCCCAACATCTACGGACAAAAAGTATCTGGTAAAGGAATTTCTTACCGCGCTCTACGAAGTCGAACAAACGACGCGTGAGGCACAAGTCAACAAACTGCTCCGAATGCTCGACCCCGATCTTTCGATGGCGATGGCCACTCGACTAAAGCAGAATGGCGTCCTTGCTGCCGAAAAGACAGAAAGCGTGAATTCTTCCTGGGAACTTCAAGATCTGTCGGTGGATGAAAGCGATCCATACATTCTCCGTGCGATCGGCACGCGAAAGATACGACGAAAAGCCTCAGGCCAGGACGTGGAAGAGTCCGTTCAGCTCAAATGCAAATTCCTTCTTAAAGACAGTCCGTCGGCACCGATACGCAATGACAACAACCTGAGAACGGGATTCACGATCCTTCGCTTTCGGGTCGAACCCGTAAATGGCAAGACTGTCTCGCCTATAACACTCATCGGAGATGCTGAGGAAACATCTCCACAAAATCAACCCGTTGGCGAAACACCTGGCGGCAAGTAACGAGGAACCTAAATTTATCCATGAAAAACCCAAGAACATATAAACCCGCTGAATACTTTTTGAAGTTGCTGGGAGTCGCACTTGTCGTGCTCGCCGTGACTTCCGGAAATGCTGAGGCTCAGATTCGTAAGTCCGCAAACAAACCGAAACCAAAAAAGGTTGTCCGGCCCGTCTCGCACGAGTCTAAGTCGGACATCGCCGAAAAAGCCGTAAATATTTCCGTTGCTCCCGTTGGAGCTCAACCCGTGGCGGTTGTTAACGCCCCGCAATCCGATTTTCTTTCGGGAGAAGCAAATGTGACGGTCAATCCAAAGCAACCGACCATCGTGCGTCTCGGGCTTGCTCAAAATGCGGTCACAATTGTGGAGTTCCCTGCGTCAGATGGGATCTACTACATACACGAGGGCAACCCAAAGCTTGCATCCGTATTTCAATCTCCTACCAAGGAAACTGACCGGTCGATAACGATCTATCCGGGGGAAGGATTCGTTCCATCGAAAGACGGAGGAACCTCGGCCGCGATCAGCCTTCAGATGCGATCCGGTCTCGTTCTCATCCTTGAACTCGTTCCCGTTAGTGAGCTTAAAAAGAACGCACACCGCTGCGTTATCACATATGACAGGGATGCTGTTGTGTCGGCACGAAAAATTGCGGGCCTCGCATTCAATCTTGGCGGCGAAGTAACCAGCTCTTCACCGATCAACTCGCGCGCAGTATCGAAACTCGTCGGGGTGGCTCAAGTCGCAGAAGCGGGAAGTTCGGATTCTCCGAACTCCGACAAAGCATCCATTGCCAAAGCCGCGTTCACGGATCTGCCCGACACAAAACGCGTCAGTTCAAAGCGAGCAATGACCGATTCCGAAATATCGAAAACCTCGAACAAGCGCCTCGCGGATGTCCTTCGCGATCCCAAGAAACACCTCGGAACTTGGACACCTCAGCTACACGGGTTAGAACTCTCACTGACGCGAATTACGGACCTGGATGCCGAGAACCGGCTGGTTATCATCGGCATTCGAAACTCTACAACATCCAACCTCAGGCTCGTACAAGGCAACCCGGAACTTCAGATACAGACGCTCGACAAGGACGGCAACAGCCTTCTGAGCTCAAAACTCGATATACGGTATCTGGAAACAACCGCATTTGAAGGACTTCTCCTGCCGGGTTCGACGACTTTTCATGCGTTGGTCTATAAAGCACCGACTCTCGGAACCAATCAAAAGATCAGAGTTGTCGTAGCCCAGAGCAATGCCGCCGACGCCCCGATCTCAGCCGCTCTAA contains:
- a CDS encoding lytic transglycosylase domain-containing protein; the encoded protein is MISLALQGSCRTAKNVAGTSVAITDNMKKRTIYSITFLSVLGFVFPLTVASQETQTISRTSLARMDVLSRARLFEPTIEKAARSEGVDPLILWTIAYNETRFRPWLTSPKNAQGLMQFMPATAARFGLANPYEPTSSLRAAAKYVKYLGRLFDGKLESVLAAYNAGEGTVSAYLHGRELRVNGRVINASRRRMPNGVPPYKETVGYVTQGVEVYRWLQRQGRLGVPTNTFRPEQNARKEGLSKIVEVKGSQAISVFYDPRTGKRSVMSSSSSNHLPELDFGPVIVDPALPTNSAQRARSTFAGTLQISHPSK